A genomic region of Melanotaenia boesemani isolate fMelBoe1 chromosome 13, fMelBoe1.pri, whole genome shotgun sequence contains the following coding sequences:
- the LOC121651821 gene encoding calcium-independent phospholipase A2-gamma-like, protein MPVCLDSYRHSQLPPPQLLRLSGTLKNLKQSNTSFSSTFFLADFTKEARHFHNVRFYSSSNRDAFKAEAPVGIFDEALSSFHLSSLGGRLGQSFYRLSRHINIYFKKKDVVAVMENGSFIVPAPEYLGRPLRRRHSQQSATEQNVSESKSMTQPMKRKGKQEKSGLSPSTQETSGLQLFHISSLTTRFGESYSYVANHINLVFSQGYTKVQKPENTETLSSSRGSNRKQKRRKVQSTAEPSEVGLNAEHTAAKPDNTSNSWEGGYLHFARHVNKYFGAKVTDGAQNKSEILHVEKNTYKKNCSTQPTSQTNRTTSQVKQEEPINPETGGLFHSSPNTANFEESYFQTSSHINQYFKKVGIDRDVPTKLDPRSPKTPEKLKTPSLMDCFRNPTSAIPDLLGGFLNLGPISQTTKPITVAPQGILSKKLVLSHRQAEETTRGLINSLGLAPSREALTACIEALNEHIIGYPSCKALIWQEKAAVTLLRQRRAYRHDQRLHAALREAMALIGFIDPVKGRGIRVLSVDGGGTRGVVPLQVLKLLEEETGRKIHELFDYICGVSTGAVLAFMLGLARFSLEECADMYRRFGSEVFRQNPLVGTVKMGWSHSYYNTETWERILQEKMGNRVLIKTARDEISPKVSAVSAVVNWGTSPKAFVFRNYNHKPGSLSRYAGGSGYQMWQAVRASSAAPGYFQEFPLQGDIHQDGGLILNNPCALAVHESRLLWPNQPFQCVLSLGTGRYDNVKRGPATSTSLRAKISNLICSATDTEGVHTLLDDLLAPDVYFRFNTMLSAEVSLDENRPRALDQLQRDTQNYLERNRLKLARLCLVLGAERSSVGRAKDWMSERAWEIKQRLM, encoded by the exons ATGCCCGTCTGCCTGGACTCATACAGGCATTCACAGCTGCCGCCTCCTCAGCTTTTGAGGCTTTCAGGcactttaaaaaatttaaagcaaaGTAATACCAGCTTTTCCTCAACCTTCTTCCTAGCAGACTTTACCAAAGAAGCGAGACACTTCCACAATGTGCGTTTTTATTCATCTTCCAATAGGGATGCTTTCAAAGCCGAAGCTCCAGTTGGGATTTTTGATGAGGCTCTTAGCAGTTTTCATTTGAGTTCACTGGGAGGGCGTCTCGGCCAGTCATTTTATCGACTGTCCAGACACATTAACATTTACTTCAAGAAGAAGGACGTTGTTGCAGTCATGGAAAATGGCAGTTTTATTGTCCCGGCCCCAGAGTATCTAGGTCGTCCACTGAGGCGTAGGCATAGTCAGCAGTCAGCCACAGAGCAAAATGTGTCTGAGAGCAAGAGCATGACACAGCCCatgaaaaggaaaggaaaacaggaaaagtcAGGTTTAAGTCCTTCTACCCAGGAAACATCAGGACTTCAACTTTTTCACATCAGCTCTTTGACTACAAGATTTGGTGAGAGCTACAGTTATGTTGCTAATCACATCAACTTGGTGTTCTCTCAGGGTTACACAAAAGTTCAAAAGCCAGAAAATACTGAAACCCTGTCTTCCTCCAGAGGatcaaacaggaagcagaagcgGAGAAAGGTGCAGAGCACTGCTGAACCGTCTGAAGTTGGACTGAATGCTGAACATACAGCAGCCAAACCTGACAATACCTCCAACAGCTGGGAAGGAGGATACCTTCATTTTGCAAGACATGTCAATAAATACTTTGGTGCCAAAGTTACAGATGGAGCTCAGAATAAGAGTGAAATACTTCATGTAGAGAAGAACACTTATAAGAAAAACTGCTCAACACAACCTACTTCACAAACGAACAGAACCACATCTCAGGTAAAGCAAGAAGAACCGATCAACCCTGAAACTGGAGGCCTTTTCCACAGCAGCCCAAATACAGCTAACTTTGAGGAGAGCTACTTCCAGACATCCAGTCACATCAATCAGTATTTCAAGAAAGTTGGCATTGATAGAGATGTTCCGACAAAGCTGGACCCAAGATCCCCTAAGACTCCTGAGAAACTGAAGACGCCATCTTTGATGGACTGCTTTCGCAATCCCACAAGTGCCATTCCAGATCTGCTGGGGGGGTTTCTGAATCTAGGCCCCATATCCCAGACCACAAAACCCATAACTGTGGCACCACAAGGGATATTAAGTAAAAAG CTTGTCTTGAGTCACAGGCAGGCAGAAGAGACAACTCGTGGGTTGATTAACAGTCTGGGACTGGCACCTTCTCGAGAAGCTCTGACTGCCTGCATAGAGGCATTGAATGAACACATTATAGGCTACCCATCATGCAAAGCTTTAATATGGCAG GAGAAAGCTGCAGTCACATTGTTGAGACAGCGACGTGCCTACAGACACGACCAGAGACTTCATGCTGCCTTGAGGGAAGCCATGGCTCTGATTGGATTCATAGATCCTGTCAAAGGTCGAGGCATCAGAGTGCTCTCAGTTGATGGTGGTGGCACAAG AGGTGTGGTGCCTCTGCAGGTCTTAAAGCTGCTGGAAGAGGAAACTGGTAGAAAGATTCATGAGCTGTTTGATTACATATGTGGAGTGAGCACAG GAGCTGTTCTAGCCTTCATGCTGGGTCTGGCTCGTTTTTCTTTGGAGGAGTGTGCCGACATGTATCGACGATTTGGCTCTGAAGTCTTCCGGCAGAATCCTCTGGTTGGCACTGTGAAGATGGGCTGGAGTCACTCTTATTATAACACTGAAACCTGGGAGAGAATATTACA AGAGAAGATGGGTAATAGAGTACTTATTAAAACAGCCAGAGATGAGATAAGTCCTAAG GTGTCAGCTGTCAGTGCAGTGGTTAATTGGGGTACCAGTCCTAAGGCCTTTGTCTTCCGTAACTACAACCATAAACCAGGCTCTCTCAGCCGCTATGCCGGGGGCTCAGGGTACCAGATGTGGCAGGCAGTGCGGGCATCATCAGCTGCCCCTGGATACTTCCAGGAGTTCCCCTTACAAGGTGACATTCATCAG GATGGAGGACTTATTCTGAACAACCCCTGTGCCTTAGCTGTCCATGAGAGCCGTTTGTTGTGGCCCAACCAGCCTTTCCAATGTGTGCTGTCCCTTGGCACAGGTCGCTATGACAACGTTAAAAGAGGACCTGCCACCTCCACAAGCCTGAGAGCCAAAATCAGCAATCTGATATGCAGTGCTACCGACACTGAAGGGGTCCATACCCTGTTGGATGACCTGCTGGCTCCAGATGTCTACTTCCGCTTCAACACCATGCTGAGTGCTGAGGTGTCCCTGGATGAGAACCGCCCGCGAGCCCTGGACCAGCTGCAGAGAGACACCCAGAATTACCTGGAGAGAAACCGTCTCAAACTGGCCAGGCTCTGTTTGGTGCTCGGTGCAGAGCGCTCTTCTGTTGGCAGAGCTAAGGACTGGATGAGTGAAAGGGCCTGGGAGATAAAGCAGAGATTGATGTGA
- the LOC121652357 gene encoding uncharacterized protein At5g50100, chloroplastic-like gives MFPKVMVVLTTGLVRFTRCVDSKTARLLKPVLCKNLHRTVSTESAGVRVLYDGLCPICVTEIRFLQFLQKNRPGVVHFIDIAKPGYDEAKYKDVTYEMAMEEMHVIDEKDEVHRGVPAFAVMYGAVGLGWLGRFMMWSPVRPFMDKSYAIFAKNRLKWTGRGDECTTGRCEKKIN, from the exons aTGTTTCCTAAAGTGATGGTCGTCTTGACCACGGGTTTGGTCAGGTTTACCAGGTGTGTAGATTCAAAGACTGCGAGATTGTTAAAGCCAGTCCTCTGCAAAAACCTACATCGGACAGTCAGCACCGAGTCTGCGGGTGTCAGG GTGCTGTATGATGGACTATGTCCCATATGTGTGACAGAGATACGATTCCTCCAGTTTCTACAGAAAAACCGGCCTGGTGTGGTACATTTTATCGATATCGCTAAGCCAGGCTACGATGAGGCGAAATACAAGGACGTGACTTATGAGATGGCCATGGAGGAAATGCATGTGATTGATGAAAAAGATGAG GTTCACCGTGGGGTTCCAGCATTTGCGGTCATGTATGGCGCTGTGGGCCTCGGCTGGTTGGGTCGTTTTATGATGTGGTCACCTGTGCGGCCATTCATGGACAAATCATACGCCATCTTTGCCAAAAATCGATTAAAGTGGACCGGACGTGGGGATGAATGCACAACAGGACGCTGTGAAAAGAAGATTAATTGA